One part of the Veillonellales bacterium genome encodes these proteins:
- a CDS encoding DUF2164 family protein, protein MDKIKLDIREQNILIKEIQAFVLTEFNAELSEAEAFKLLDFILSKVEYGVYNQIASETCYNIQQQLKRLLGIKTPPLN, encoded by the coding sequence TTGGATAAAATTAAATTAGATATTCGAGAACAAAACATATTAATTAAGGAAATACAAGCATTCGTCCTAACAGAATTCAATGCAGAATTGAGTGAAGCAGAGGCATTCAAGCTACTTGATTTCATATTGAGTAAAGTTGAATACGGTGTCTACAATCAAATTGCTTCTGAAACCTGTTATAACATACAACAACAATTAAAGCGCCTCCTTGGAATTAAAACCCCACCACTTAACTAA